One genomic segment of Planctomycetota bacterium includes these proteins:
- a CDS encoding type II secretion system F family protein, whose translation MILLGLISVLVFAAVFLVVVTLFRPAGEADYEAAFRVNVDNIQRDTLFEIEWLRPVLGPLYYLVERLNLPGLKRHVLKLLLALGNPNQYSPEEYLVLCFIWGAVGAVGFLITGVLVVGGMGMLAFFAFLAVGFLGGFLLGYLWLRERALRRLRAISRRLPYTLDLVAMAMDAGATFYEAASTVVRDDPLDPLNQELSQLVREIDFGRSRQDALTHLGQRITVDGLDGIISAVLQAEALGTPLAEVLKLQASLLRMRRSMRAERKAGEAAVKILIPSMLILMSVVLIIFSPIIVRFIRQGVFAP comes from the coding sequence ATGATTCTGCTCGGCCTCATCAGCGTGCTGGTGTTCGCGGCGGTGTTTCTCGTCGTCGTGACGCTGTTTCGTCCGGCGGGCGAGGCCGATTACGAGGCCGCCTTCCGCGTCAACGTCGACAACATCCAGCGCGACACGCTCTTCGAGATCGAATGGCTCCGACCCGTCCTCGGACCCCTCTACTATCTGGTCGAGCGCCTGAATCTGCCCGGCCTGAAGCGCCACGTCCTGAAGTTGCTCCTCGCGCTCGGAAACCCGAATCAATACAGCCCCGAGGAGTACCTCGTCCTCTGCTTCATCTGGGGCGCGGTCGGCGCGGTCGGATTCCTCATTACCGGCGTCCTCGTCGTCGGCGGCATGGGGATGCTGGCGTTCTTCGCCTTCCTCGCCGTCGGGTTCCTCGGCGGGTTCCTGCTGGGGTACCTTTGGCTGCGGGAGCGGGCGCTCAGGCGGCTCCGCGCGATCTCGCGCCGCCTGCCTTACACGCTCGACCTGGTGGCCATGGCCATGGACGCCGGCGCCACCTTCTACGAGGCCGCCTCCACCGTCGTCCGCGACGACCCGCTCGACCCGCTCAATCAGGAATTGTCGCAACTGGTCCGCGAGATTGATTTCGGCCGCAGCCGGCAGGACGCCCTCACGCACCTCGGCCAGCGCATCACGGTGGACGGCCTGGACGGGATCATCTCGGCGGTGCTCCAGGCGGAGGCGCTCGGCACACCGCTGGCCGAGGTCCTCAAACTCCAGGCCAGCCTCCTGCGGATGCGCCGCAGCATGCGGGCCGAGCGAAAAGCCGGCGAGGCCGCCGTCAAAATCCTCATCCCCTCCATGCTCATCCTGATGAGCGTCGTCCTCATCATCTTCT